A single region of the Halarsenatibacter silvermanii genome encodes:
- a CDS encoding GAF domain-containing protein — translation MTIADPAKQDISDELLSKWQNIINIIADLTGVSAGLIMKITPDSMEVFLKSQNKNNPYKAGDSETLGHGLYCETVISQNKELFIKKALEHEAWQDNPDIDLNMISYYGLPLNWPDGESFGTICILDNESMDLDQSSKKLMKKFKNVIEDDLDFLSKKTGVKNKKQGD, via the coding sequence GTGACAATTGCTGATCCTGCTAAACAGGATATAAGTGATGAATTATTAAGCAAATGGCAGAATATAATAAATATAATAGCAGATCTTACTGGAGTGTCTGCAGGATTAATAATGAAAATAACTCCAGACTCAATGGAGGTGTTTTTAAAAAGTCAAAACAAAAATAATCCATATAAAGCTGGAGATAGTGAAACATTAGGTCATGGTCTTTATTGTGAAACAGTAATTTCCCAAAACAAAGAACTTTTCATTAAAAAAGCCTTAGAACATGAAGCCTGGCAGGATAATCCAGACATAGATTTGAATATGATCTCTTATTATGGATTACCTCTTAATTGGCCAGATGGAGAATCTTTTGGTACAATCTGCATTCTTGATAATGAAAGTATGGACTTAGATCAAAGCAGCAAAAAATTAATGAAAAAATTCAAAAATGTTATTGAAGATGATTTAGATTTTTTGAGCAAAAAAACAGGAGTTAAAAATAAAAAGCAAGGCGATTGA
- a CDS encoding PAS domain-containing protein has protein sequence MSISGIAFSNMKGEHFYVNDSFLKMTGYDKPEEIYDTTSFDLIPETEFDKIEKAIEVTKEKGEWKGESKAINRSGEEINIKFSTNLIKDDIGQPICMMASFEDITERKERKRD, from the coding sequence ATTTCCATTTCTGGTATAGCTTTTTCAAATATGAAGGGGGAACACTTTTATGTTAATGATTCATTTTTAAAAATGACCGGGTATGATAAACCTGAAGAAATTTATGATACTACCTCTTTTGATCTAATTCCTGAAACAGAATTTGATAAAATCGAAAAAGCTATTGAAGTTACAAAAGAAAAAGGAGAATGGAAGGGCGAATCAAAAGCTATAAATAGAAGTGGTGAAGAAATTAATATTAAATTTTCAACAAACCTGATCAAAGATGATATTGGTCAGCCGATTTGTATGATGGCTTCATTTGAAGATATCACAGAAAGAAAGGAAAGAAAAAGAGATTGA
- a CDS encoding PAS domain S-box protein has protein sequence MNDKPQIGEFFDSWPYIAAIIDRKGDITQVNKEWEKNAVENGCLQDCGAGVNYLEVALNSSASHKKEAQAAAAGIKAVLSGEREIFKQRYSFCPERGEKWFEMKVKPYQQGALIIHEDITEYKKEEKRYEHLYKEYETVFNNLHSGVALINVKDGNFYYERVNPYHREIGGAEIENKIKGKTPEELFRKDIADKTMEYLRKCRETKQSITYETQLKLPAGNKHLLSKLSPVIIDDKVEKIVGIFQDITTQKRLEQDLKNINKEYETILDNSQSAIFLLNVENEERITLQRLNKTEEKLTGLSTEEVKGKTPIEVLGEEIGKEVEANYRECLEKRETTTYEEELNLPAGKKTWLTRLTPVIVEGKVEKIVGSSLDITELKEEKQWSDALFEESTSAIALLDENGEVVNINDKFRKIFGYKLSEIKDKQLDDVLENTKKDNVDREKTKKVLKGEKCKFEARRYDRDGNPYEFLIKGIPVKLDGEVKGIYAIFDDITESKQQREKLEAIYNASTNVAFVIVDLDKEQSETSIKDFSPGAENIFGYDRKEVLEKPVSILHPKETEDKIPNIISKMNKKEDWRDKLKLKRKNDKNFTAMLNVHPFTEVLDDNKVLGVVIDVSELEKTRKQLEYTSYHDELTDLYNRKFMKENMKRLDTERQLPISLIMLDVNGLKIINDTFGHEMGDRLLKKTSEILKDSIRQEDILARWAGDEFLILLPQTTSSEAEKIIERVENKCQQTYRQNCDKALKDEPPVSLGKGFATKTDPGQDLEKNLKLADEQMYKDKRKNGITAKREMINCLLHRLYKSSCENESHTLRITRLALKLGEKLGLSEGKLKDLSYLGSLHDIGKLTVDEEILQKSGALSEKECKDVKRHSAKGAKVVAPVKELTHLSTLIEYHHERWDGKGYPRGKEKTSIPLLARIIAIVDAYDVMTTGRPYKDSISKEEALEEIKECAGEQFDPELAGKFVEMMKEK, from the coding sequence TTGAATGATAAGCCACAGATAGGAGAGTTTTTTGATTCCTGGCCCTATATTGCTGCAATAATTGATAGGAAGGGTGATATTACTCAGGTTAATAAAGAATGGGAGAAAAATGCCGTTGAAAATGGATGCCTGCAGGACTGCGGAGCCGGGGTGAATTATCTAGAGGTTGCTTTAAATTCATCTGCGTCGCATAAAAAAGAAGCGCAGGCTGCTGCCGCGGGCATTAAAGCAGTTCTTTCAGGTGAAAGAGAGATTTTCAAGCAGAGATATTCATTTTGTCCTGAGCGAGGGGAAAAATGGTTTGAAATGAAGGTTAAACCATACCAGCAGGGTGCTTTAATAATCCATGAAGACATAACTGAGTATAAAAAGGAAGAGAAGAGATATGAACATCTTTATAAAGAGTATGAAACTGTATTTAACAATCTTCACAGCGGAGTAGCACTTATTAATGTAAAAGATGGGAATTTTTATTATGAAAGAGTAAATCCCTATCATCGTGAGATTGGTGGAGCAGAAATTGAAAATAAGATAAAAGGCAAAACTCCCGAAGAATTATTCAGGAAAGATATAGCAGATAAAACTATGGAATATTTGCGGAAGTGCAGAGAAACAAAGCAAAGTATTACCTACGAGACGCAGTTAAAATTACCCGCTGGCAATAAGCACTTATTGAGTAAACTTTCGCCTGTAATTATAGATGATAAGGTTGAAAAGATTGTGGGAATTTTTCAGGATATAACCACTCAAAAACGTCTGGAACAGGATTTAAAAAATATCAATAAAGAGTATGAAACCATACTGGATAATTCTCAAAGTGCAATTTTTCTGCTGAACGTAGAAAATGAAGAAAGAATAACATTACAGCGCCTGAATAAGACTGAAGAAAAATTAACCGGTCTGTCTACTGAGGAAGTAAAAGGAAAGACGCCCATAGAAGTTTTGGGAGAAGAAATAGGGAAAGAAGTGGAAGCTAATTATAGAGAATGTCTGGAAAAACGAGAAACCACCACATACGAAGAGGAGCTAAATTTACCGGCAGGAAAAAAGACGTGGCTGACCCGGCTTACACCTGTTATAGTGGAGGGTAAAGTTGAAAAAATAGTTGGTTCTTCTCTGGATATAACTGAATTAAAAGAAGAAAAGCAGTGGTCAGATGCTTTGTTTGAAGAGAGTACTTCTGCTATTGCTCTTCTTGATGAAAATGGAGAAGTGGTAAATATAAATGATAAATTTAGAAAAATATTCGGTTATAAGTTGTCGGAAATAAAAGATAAACAGCTGGATGATGTTTTGGAGAATACTAAAAAAGATAATGTCGACCGAGAAAAGACAAAAAAGGTATTAAAAGGAGAAAAATGTAAATTTGAAGCCCGGCGTTATGATAGAGATGGCAATCCCTACGAGTTTTTAATTAAAGGGATTCCCGTCAAGTTAGACGGAGAAGTCAAAGGCATATACGCCATTTTTGATGATATAACTGAGTCCAAACAGCAGAGGGAAAAACTGGAAGCGATCTATAATGCCAGTACTAATGTTGCTTTTGTAATCGTTGATCTGGATAAAGAACAGAGTGAGACCTCTATAAAGGATTTCAGTCCTGGAGCTGAAAATATTTTTGGCTATGATAGAAAAGAAGTGCTGGAGAAACCGGTTTCAATTCTGCATCCAAAGGAGACTGAAGATAAAATACCAAATATAATTAGCAAAATGAATAAAAAAGAAGACTGGAGAGATAAGTTAAAATTAAAAAGGAAAAATGACAAAAATTTTACTGCTATGCTCAATGTCCACCCCTTTACTGAAGTCTTAGATGATAATAAAGTTTTGGGAGTAGTCATAGATGTTAGTGAGCTGGAAAAAACCAGAAAGCAATTGGAATATACGAGTTATCATGATGAATTGACCGATCTTTATAATAGAAAGTTCATGAAAGAAAATATGAAAAGGTTGGATACTGAAAGACAGCTTCCTATAAGTCTCATTATGCTTGACGTTAATGGGCTTAAAATCATCAACGATACTTTTGGTCATGAAATGGGAGATAGATTGCTTAAGAAAACTTCGGAAATATTAAAAGATAGCATTCGACAGGAGGATATACTGGCTCGTTGGGCGGGCGATGAATTTTTAATACTGCTGCCTCAGACTACAAGTTCCGAGGCTGAAAAAATAATTGAGAGAGTTGAAAATAAATGTCAGCAAACTTACAGGCAAAACTGTGATAAAGCTTTAAAAGATGAGCCTCCGGTTTCTTTAGGCAAAGGTTTTGCCACTAAAACTGATCCAGGCCAGGACTTAGAAAAAAATTTAAAATTGGCGGACGAGCAAATGTATAAGGACAAAAGAAAAAATGGAATTACTGCCAAAAGAGAAATGATAAACTGTCTTCTGCATAGGTTATATAAAAGCAGCTGTGAAAATGAAAGTCATACATTAAGAATAACAAGACTTGCTTTAAAACTCGGGGAAAAATTAGGTCTTTCTGAGGGTAAGCTGAAAGATTTATCTTATTTGGGGAGTTTGCACGATATAGGGAAATTGACTGTTGATGAGGAAATCCTCCAAAAATCCGGGGCATTGTCTGAAAAAGAATGTAAGGATGTTAAGCGTCATTCTGCTAAAGGTGCTAAAGTAGTAGCTCCCGTGAAAGAACTCACTCATCTTTCAACTCTTATAGAATATCATCATGAGAGATGGGATGGAAAAGGATACCCAAGAGGTAAAGAAAAAACAAGTATTCCTCTATTGGCCCGAATTATTGCCATAGTTGATGCCTATGATGTAATGACCACCGGTAGACCTTACAAAGATTCTATAAGCAAAGAAGAAGCTTTAGAAGAAATAAAGGAATGTGCAGGTGAACAATTTGATCCGGAATTGGCAGGAAAATTTGTGGAGATGATGAAAGAAAAGTAA